The genomic stretch GAGAACCAACCCTCAGTATTGTCCCCTCACCTTGAGGACGTAAGCTCGACCTGGCACTGGGTAGTTGATGCCTTTGATGGTGAAGATAATAGAAGGCAGGGTATTGACCGCAGAACATGAAACGTAGTActgttagagagagagagagaggttggcCCTGGAGATCCTTGTTGTGTGTGGAGACTGGGAGTGAGCCTGGGACATGACCCTTCACCTTGGAACCTCGTGGCCTGGCGCCGATGAGCTTCTGTATCTTTTTTACCAGTTTTTCTGGGCCTTCGATTGCTGATGTCCCAGTGTCAACAACGGCCTCACAGCCACCAGAACAAGCAATAACCTTTCTTCTCATGGTGATGCTgagagacaaaggaagaaagCGGGCATCAAggtccctctgagtctccccagagttGTCCCCTTCCCGACTGTCTCCTAAACAGCCTTCATctcttgccctcttttcctttgctctcGACACAGCACCTTTCCTGACATCTTTGAATGCAGTGCTTGAATACACCAGGATCTTTTGTACCTTGACACAAGCTGGTCTTCCTTCCTAGAAGACTCCACTCCACTTTGAATAGCAAATTTCTTCGCATTTTCCAGACTCCAGCTTAATTGTATTGTTTTTGGGAAGTCTTTCCCCCAGTGGTTATCAGTCTCCTGTCTTGGTCACTCTCTGTAGACCCTTcctcatgtctgctgctgctgctgttgctaactcacttcagtcgtgtctgactctgtgtgacctcatagagggcagcccaccaggctccgccgaccctgggattttccaggcaagagtactgaagtgggttgccattgccttctcctcctcatgTCTAGCATGTACCAAAGTCACAATTCACTATGTGGGTGAGTCACTTCATGTATATCTGCCTTCTTAGATATGAGGGCAAGTTTTATTCTCCTTGCCTCACtaaagtgcctggcatacagtggaTGCCCAATGCTTGTctgttcagtgaatgaatgaagactgagaaaataataagaaacCTCCAGAGAGCTGTATCTGATGGGAAACAAATAACAGGTCGCACACAGAGTGAAGATGGAGATTCGCTAGGGAAGCAGATTCTCATAGTAGGGGGAGAGAGGGGCTCCTCTGGGAGAGGGTGTCTCCCAGCACTGCTCCTACAACCAGCTCAGACCCTGAACCCTGGCCAGGAACTACCTGACTAGTCCACAGAAACTTCAAAGGACGGGTCAGCTTTTGTCTGAGGGTATCACACAGAATCTTATTAATTATGCCTCTTGTCCTCAGGTCACTCCTGGATCCCACCTTCCTGATTCTGTCTTATAGCCCCTGTCCCAGTGTGTGCCCAAGAATGTGGGGTGTCTTTTTATTAGTTGTTTTCACATCTTAAGACTGCAACCAACCTCTTTCCACTGCCAGGTAGCTGCTCCCTAAGAaccagttttccccattttcttggggctttctctgtttttaaactGATATTTATCTGTACTAACTTCCTATGTCCTAGGTACCCCTGGACTGTTGGTCATCTTATTATAACTCTGTTCAGGCTGGAGAAATTCTCCCTGATCCTCTGTTCACCACACTATAGAGTCCTCTAATCATGCTCCCCACCTCAAAGGGCAGCGGGTGCAGCTCTCTCCCAGCTGCACAGACCTCTCTGGACCCTTTTAGGACCCTGGTCAGAGCCTTGCTCAGAAGGCCTGGGGATTACGAACCCATGGGTTGTTTGTGTATCtatgtgcttgtgtgtttgtctgtatgtgtgtttctatgtgtctctgtgtgtgcttgtgtgtctcTGACTAGCAATGCATGTTTATATGTGTCTCTGTATAGGTTTATATGTGTCTGCTCGTGTGTTtctatgtgtctgtctgtctgtgttgtTGTGGGTGGTGTATATGTCTCTGTGACTGTGTGTCTGAGAATGCACTTCTGTGTGTCTGCCTATGTCCATGTACAGTAGCAGGAGCATCACTTGGGCTGACCCTCAGAGGGAGAGGCTTACCGATCCATGTGTACAACCCAGTCGGCGGCTTCGATCAATGGTACCCAGTTGAGCTCTCCCTCATAGTAGCGGTGGTCCACCCCACCAAACATCACCACACTGCCCTCCCGATCATCTCTGTAGAGAGAAGTGATGGGGGCGATCCTTGGAGGACAGTAACAATAGCACTGTCTGGGAGCTGTGCTGGTTCACCCATCAAGGCCCTAATAAGGTCCCCGTGTACAGATGCAGAAATCGAGTCTAGGAGAGATTGAAATCCAGACTGAGGTCTGTTACTAGCTAATGAGTGGCACGGAGGAGTTTAGaagctgaatcacttggctgGGCTCCACCCACTATGTCTTCTGAAGACGTCCTGGACCTCCAGCGACCTCAGACACCCTCAGAGGACAGGATGCTGAAGCGTTTGGCTTTCCCCTTGTCCACCTtgtcatttttcaggaaaatcaagGCCTGGGAGTTCTAAGTGTGTGGGTTCAGGTCACCCAGAGTTGGCTCCACTGGCCTGTGACCTCTACTGTCAACAGGGCCCCACACTCAGAAGGGACCCAACCTCTGTTCTCCCTGTCTTGAAATGcttaatatttcttgaaaaagGGACCCACACTTTTGTGTTCCACACTTTCATTTCTCACTCGCTCCACGAATTGGATAGCTGGTCCCGGGCTCTCAGTGAAATGCtaatgaggaaggaaagatatCCACCAtcattctccttccttccttatcaaATTCATAAACAAATCCTAATGCCTTTCCTTCAACTTGTTTCCTGTTGCATTCCATTAGCCTTCTTCCTCACTCACCCCCCTAGACAATGTTACTGGTCTTGAGCCCAGGAGTAGGGTTGTGTtccaataacattttatttataaaagccaggGGTGAAGCCAGTTGGGCCCTGGGGCCATAATTATCCTGGGCTAGATTGTCTCTCAGGATACTTCTCTATCAAGTGTTCTATAATTTTCATGCAATTGAAAGCATCTTACAGCTAATTTGGAGAAAGGGATCGTCCATCTCAGACTTACTTGCTCAAGTAGAAGGCAAAAACAGGCTCAGATATGGCACCTTCATTCTTCAGCTTGTCAAAGATGGGGATGGCTCCAGAGATGGAGATGTTGGGGTAGTTCAAGCCCAAGATACCATCATAATTTCGGCCCTCCAACCACTTTTCCTTCACAGTTATACCAAATGGCTGATCAGTACTTACAAGGTCCCCAATCTGTGGGAGAGAATAGTGTTCCCACTTACAGATATGTGAAGTGGGGCCAGGACTGGGCTGGGGTGCATTGCCATTATTTCCTCAGAAAAGAATTGAGGCTGAGCTATGTCTTTCATGGCCCACAGAGGGTTAGACCTAGCTGGGATGGGAATTTGGGCTACATTTGAAAGgctgtgaattttaaaacatcttccaCTCTGAAAAACACCACCTGAATGAGTCAAATTGGCCTCGTGGCTTCTGTGCAGGTGGGGCAACCAAGAGTCAGGCCAGTACCCATTGGTGCCACCTTATGGACAAAACAATCGAGAGCAAGAGAGCCTTCTCTTTGGCATCACTGTGACCTAATGACAGGAATGGACTGCATTCTCTGTAATGTACTGTGGATTCTGCATCTGTCCAGGaatacaaaaccaaaaacacaatCTTGCTTGCAAGAATCTATGAAGTTATTACCTGGGTGATTCACTTTTGGGGATATTTGTATATTTCTGtgagtgtgtatgagagagaaagagagagaggggaactaCTCAAGTATTTTGGGGGAGACAGGCCATGGTTTATTAGACTCTCAAGGGTCCTCTAGAGTGAGAACTCATTAATCATGCCCCTTGACTTCTCAGGCCCCCAGTTTCCCACTCTGGATACCTGAAGCCCTAGACTGTCCCCCAGGAACCCCAGATCAGTTTTATCCTTTCCCCAAACACCCTACAGCAACTTCAGTCCTGAAAAGACAGCCTAACTCCACCTTTTACCACATGTGTGCCCTCAGCAAGGCCCTTGctgtctgcacctcagtttcctcatatgtctcATGAGCTAGTCAGAGTAACTGCTTTGTGGAATATAGCAGTAATCCTGCTATGTTGCAGGATTTAACCAGTTACCACCTGAAAGTGCCTGGAACAGTCTGTGAATATATAAGTGGCTGCTTTTATCCCTTCTTCTCACTCCCAGCAAAATGAACCTTGAACagctcatgggcagaggagctgcaaGTCCACACCTCAAGCCATTCTCTGGGTTAGCTAATTTGTTTGCTCGTGTGTCACCATGGGCACTGCCTCCCCAGAGACATGATCCTGTGGATAAGATGGCCAATATCTGTGAGAGTTAGGCTAGGAAGGGTCCTGCCAGATGGACCTGAATCTGTTTTGCCAACAGTGGTCACTCCATAGCCAGTCCTGCCTCAGCATTTGTTACACTGTTACCCGAACTGTGTCATGAACAACAACTGCTTTAACTCTCCCGGATCCATAGCTGATCCTGAAGGTCTTATTGGTAGGCCGGAAGGTGGAAGACTGACGATGTCTGAATTTAACATGTGTAgctgcaacacaagagatgagtgTCATTAGGTGTCAAGGATGAAAACAGGGTGACAGGGCAAGTGAAGGATGGTCCGGGTATGGGGTCTGTACTCACCACAGACTCGACTAGTGCAAAAGTCGGACGCCACCCACAATTCAGATGAGCCTGTGTCAAAGACAACCTGGAATTCCTGAGGGGGTGTTCCAATGGTGATGTTACCCATGTATTGCATCtacagggagaaggagggagtggGTTAGTGCAGAACTGACTACCCTCTATTCCCACACTGAGGCCTCCCTCTGGGTATCACATATCTCTTGAGATCACTTTCTAACCACCATGCAGCTCACAGGCTTTGGTCACAGACATATCtgcatttgatatatttttcctgTGCAACATTGTATGCAGGATATTGACTCTACGACCAGGCGCTGAAGTGGTACCTCCTGCATGGGAAGCCCAGAGGCATACACAGTGGGCCTCCAGGACTGCTGGACACCCATGGAATTCTGGTGCCTTCATTTGAGAAGTTCTGTAGTCTCTTCAAAGCCAGCTTTAGCATCGCTTCTCCAGGAGGTCCTTTCTGATCAACCTCAGCCACTCCCTCCGAACTCAGACCACGTCCAATCAACAGCACACAGTTGACCCTTTCATTTGACGTGTATTTACTCTTTCCCTATCTCTCAGGCTGGCATCGGCATTCTTCAAGACATCTTGAAGACAAAATAAGccctttttctaatttaaaaacagGAACCACAGTGATTCTTACGGCCATACTCAGAATACAGGTTCAGTAACTTTTTACTGCTGTCGTTCTTGCATCTGTGGCAACTGAATTCCCCTACCTGGGGATACACAATTGCTTTGCAGTTGGTTCTGCCTTTTGATAAGTGATGGTTCACTCTTCATCTGTAACTGAGTGGCTACTTAGTTCAGAAGGAACTATCGCACTCAAACTAATGACACATCTTTCACACACAAATGGATGTTTACCTGTCACCTGGTAATTGCCGGGCCCAGTCACAAAGAACAACAGTTGAGGATGAGAGTGCCTTCTCCTCTGGGTGGGGTCCCTGTTTCCCACTGTTTCTGCCTTCTGCAGGAACACAACCCCATCATCCCACCTAGCACCTCCAGATGAGCCCCAGTGTCAGGCTAGACCACCACGGGGCGCTGTGAGCACCATCCTCCCAAAATACTCACATCCCTGATGTTTCTCAGCGGGTGAGTAGTTAGATTTGAGCCACGAAAAGAAATCTGGGACAGTTTGTAAGTATGCTCCTTCAGGAAACTGTTCAGTATGTTTTTCCCACTGATGGTATTTCTCATGGTCTTCACTCTCCTTAGAGGTATTCTTTCACCGAGCATccgacaaagaaaacaaagaaaatgctaCAATTAGCTGTCAGTGTTAAGGTATAACTGTCATTgtaatgtccatgtgtattttctaatcatttttatgAGGCACATTATTATCAGAAGTTTATGCATATACCATGGCAAAGACATAGATTGAATACAGGTTCTGTTCTGCAATTTTGGGTAAGACATATGACCATGTGTGTCTCAGTCTTCCCTTTGGTAAAATGGTGGAATGTGCAAATAAAAATCCTCCAAATAGAACATCTTGGTGATAAGTGAAGTGATGGATATAAGGTACCTGATAAATAGGAAGCCTCACAATGACATCCATTAGAATTGCTATTGCCATTCCACTCATTCCTTCTCATTGAACCTCAAGGAAGGAGGTAGAAGGGGGACTCTTATCCTCTTTTACAAGGGAGCAATTTGAAATGGAAGAAGTTTCTAAATTGGCTGTGGACACACTGCTTGTCAGGTACAAAACAGTGCAAAACAGTATATCTTTCTCcaagttgaaagagaagagagagttgaAAGAAGAATGCAAGATATAAGGAACAAGTAAGGGAAATAGAGGCTTGAGAAGGAAGTAAgagtcaaatgaaaaattaaaaggaaacaacATGAAGAGAAATACACTCCCAGTGACttccaaagagatggagagataaatGACAGCAATACACAGGTACAGACATAGATATAAACTCActgaaatagacagggaaaaaagaggacatgtcgaaaaaaaatgtaaacaagtgCTATTCCACAGGACCACAACATCTGCATAGACTGTGCACTGAACAGTTGCAAGGAGTTGCATTTTCAATAGGTCATGACATGACTGGACCCAAAGAGTTGTGCAACCCAAATCTACACCAAGACCTTGGGATCCACAGTTCCtatagcaagttcagttcagttcagttgctcagtcatgtccgactctttgtgaccccatgaatcgcagcatgccaggcctctctgtccatcacagactcccagagtacactcagactcacatccatcgagtcagtcatgccatccagccatctcatcctctgtcgtccccttctcctcctacccccaatctctcccagcatcagagtcttttccaatgagtcaactcttcacatgaggtggccaaagtactggagtttcagctttagcatcattccttccaaagaaatcccagggctgatctccttcagaatggactggttggatctccttgcagtccaagggaccctcaagagtcttctccaacaccacagttcaaacgcatcaactcttcagcgctcagccttaacagtccactctcacatccatacatgaccacaggaaaaaacatagccttgactagatggaccttagtcggaaaactaatgtctctgcttttgaatatgctatctaggttggtcataacttttcttccaaggagtaagtgtcttttaatttcatggctgcagtcaccatctgcagtgattttggagccccaaaaaataaagtctgacactgtttccactgttttcccatctatttcccatgaagtgatgggaccggatgccatgatctttattttctgaatgctgagctttaagccaactttttcactctcctctttcactttcatcaagaggctctttagttccttttccctttctgccataagggtggtgtcatctgcatatctgaggtgactgatatttctcccagcaatcttgattccagcttgtgtttcttccagtccagcgtttctcatgatgtactctgcatagaagttaaataaacaggatgacaatatacagccttgacatactccttttcctatttggaaccagtctgttgttccatgccaggtctaactgttgcttcctgacctgcatacagatttctcaagaagcaggtcaggtggtctggtattcccatctctttcagaattttccacagtttattgtgatccacacagtcaaaggctttggcatagtcaataaagcagaaataggtgtttttctagaactctcttgcttttttccatgatccagaggatgttggcaatttgatctctggttcctctgccttttctaaaaccagcttgaacatcagggagttcgcggttcacgtattgctgaagcctggcttggagaattttgagcattactttactagcatgtgagatgagcgcaattgtgcagtagtgtgagcattctttggcattgcctttctttgggattggaatcaaaactgaccttttccagtcctgtgaccaccgctgagtttcccaaatttgctgtcatattgattgcagcactttcacggcatcatctttcaggatttgaaacagctcaactggaattccatcacctccactagctttgttcatagtgatgctttctaaggcccacttgacttcatattccaggatgtctggctctagatgagtgatcacaccatcgtgattatccaggtcgtgatgatcttttctgtacagttcttccatgtattcttgccacctcttcttaatatctttggcttctgttaggtccataccatttctgtcctttatcgagcccatctttgcatgaaatgttcccttggtatctctaattttcttgaagagatctctagtctttccccttctgttgttttcctctatttctttgcattgatcgctgaagaaggctttcttatctcttcttgctattctttggaactctgcattcagatgcttatatctttccttttctcctttgcttttcactactcttcatttcacagctatttacctccccagacagccattttgcttttttgcatttcttttccatggggatggtcttgatccctgtctcctgtacaatgtcatgaacctcattccatagttcatgaggcactctatctatcatatctagtcccttaaatctatttatcacttctgctgtataatcataagagatttgatttaggttatacctgaatggtctagtggttttccctactttcttcaatttcagtctgaatttggtaatgaggagttcatgatctgagccacagtcagctcctggtcttgtttttgttgactgtatagagcttctccatttttggctgcaaagaatatgatcaatctgatttcagtattgaccatctggtgatgtccatgtatagagacttctcttgtgttgttagaagagggtgtttgctactaccctgtgcattttcttggccaaaccctgttgtctttgccctgcttcattctgcattctaaggccaaatttgcctgttactccagctgtttcttgacttcctacttttgcattccagtcctctgtaatgaaaaggccatcttttgggggtgttagttctaaaaggtcttgtaggtcttcatagaaccattcaacttcagcttcttcagtgttactggttggggcatagacttggattactgtgatattgaatggtttgccttggaaatgaacagagatcattctgtcaatttgagattgcatccaagtactgcatttcagactcttttattgaccatgatggctactccatttct from Budorcas taxicolor isolate Tak-1 chromosome 25, Takin1.1, whole genome shotgun sequence encodes the following:
- the LOC128069020 gene encoding pregnancy-associated glycoprotein 1-like: MKWLVLLGLAAFSECIVKIPLRRVKTMRNTISGKNILNSFLKEHTYKLSQISFRGSNLTTHPLRNIRDMQYMGNITIGTPPQEFQVVFDTGSSELWVASDFCTSRVCATHVKFRHRQSSTFRPTNKTFRISYGSGRVKAVVVHDTVRIGDLVSTDQPFGITVKEKWLEGRNYDGILGLNYPNISISGAIPIFDKLKNEGAISEPVFAFYLSKDDREGSVVMFGGVDHRYYEGELNWVPLIEAADWVVHMDRITMRRKVIACSGGCEAVVDTGTSAIEGPEKLVKKIQKLIGARPRGSKYYVSCSAVNTLPSIIFTIKGINYPVPGRAYVLKDSRGRCFTAFLEDKVSSSTETWILGDVFLRVYFSVFDRGNDRIGLARAV